The Roseovarius sp. EL26 genome contains the following window.
GTGACTTGGCCCTTGGGTTCCAACCCGATTCTTGTTGCACCAGCCGTAAAAACAAGTCCTGCGGGATACCATGGCGTTGCGCTGCATCCCGCGCCATGCCCAGATAACGGCCTTTGTATTTGCCTTTATAGCCACGCACCAAACCTTCATCGCCCCATTTCGTCGGGGTTCGTACTTTCTGCGGCTTAAGACGGACCGAGCTATTATATTGTTGCTTGGCCCGGGTATCGAGCACACCAGTCTGGGACTTAAACAACTTATTGCGGTTTTTGCTCGACAGAACGTCCGCCGCCCCCACGCTTGGGAGCAGCAAGCCCAAAGCCATTGCTGCAATAGTTAACGAACGCATACCTGTCACCGCCACCCTAAATTTTGGCAAACTATAAATTGTTTCATTCAAATATCCAGCAAGATGCGCATCTTCGGCAAATTCCTGCGGTCAAATGGCCCAATATTTACAATTTTAATCTTTCCTTCATGCCCGTAGAGTGTTGTAAGCCACAGATAACGAAAATGACAATCGCAAGGAGGTCGCAATGGCCGGTTCCGTCAACAAGGTAATCCTCATCGGCAATCTGGGTCGCGACCCCGAAGTGCGTACGTTCCAAAACGGTGGGAAAGTCTGCAACATTCGTATTGCGACGTCGGAAAACTGGAAAGATCGTAACACCGGTGAACGACGCGAACGCACCGAATGGCACTCTGTCGCGATTTTCAACGAAGGTCTTGTCCGTGTGGCTGAGCAATACTTGCGCAAAGGCTCCAAGGTCTACATCGAAGGCCAGCTGCAAACCCGCAAATGGCAAGATCAGAGCGGCAATGACCGCTATAGCACCGAAGTGGTGCTTCAAGGCTTTGGCAGCACTTTGACCATGCTGGATGGTCGCGGCGAAGGTGGTGGCGGTGGTGGTGGCCAAGGCGGCGGCTATGGCGGCGGATACGGTGGCGGTGGCCAAGGTGGCGGCTACGACTCTGGCCCATCCCAAGGCGGCCAGAGCAGCCAAGGTGGCGGCGGTGGACGTCAGGATTACGACGACGAAATCCCGTTCTAAGTCTCAAACGATACCGACAACAACAACGGCCGCCAAAGAGTGGCCGTTTCTGTTTTTTGCCCCATGCTGATATAAAGGCCATCAGTCCACGCAAAGCCGCCATGCATCAAGAATTGCCTCTGGCCTTTTCGTGCCTGCCCGTATAGGGCGCGGGGAAACTCAAATCAGGAAAGCTTTTCAGATGGATCTGCGCAACATCGCCATCATCGCTCACGTTGACCACGGCAAAACAACGCTGGTCGATGAGCTGCTCAAACAATCGGGTGCCTTTCGCGCCAATCAGGCCGTTGATGAACGCGCCATGGACAGCAATGATCTTGAACGCGAACGCGGGATCACCATCTTTGCCAAACCCACATCGGTGGAATGGAAAGGCACCCGTATCAACATCGTTGACACCCCCGGTCACGCCGATTTTGGTGGCGAGGTTGAGCGGATCTTGAGCATGGTTGACGGTGTGGTTCTGCTGGTTGACGCAGCCGAAGGCCCGATGCCACAAACCAAGTTTGTAACCTCCAAGGCGCTTGCTCTGGGTCTGCGCCCTATTGTGGTTCTCAACAAGGTCGACAAACCCGATGCCGAGCCTGATCGCGCATTGGACGAGTGTTTTGACCTGTTCGCCAGCCTCGACGCTAACGATGATCAGCTTGACTTCCCACACATGTATGCCTCAGGCCGTTCCGGCTGGGCCGACCACGAGCTTGACGGTCCTCGCTCTGATCTGTCTGCAATGTTCGACCTGATCGTTAATCACGTCCCTGCCCCCAAGCAGCTGAACCGTGTTGACGAAGATTTCCGCATGCTGGCAACCACTTTGGGTTCTGACCCGTTTGTGGGCCGTATCCTGACGGGCCGCGTTGAATCCGGTCGTCTCAAGGTTGGCGCCACAGTTCAGGCGTTGTCGCGCGTTGGTCAAAAAATTGAACAATTCCGCGTCACCAAAATCCAAGCCTTCCGCGGTCTGCAAACCCAAGACATTGAAGAGGCAACCGCCGGTGACATCGTCAGCCTTGCCGGCATGTCAAAATCAACCGTGGCCGATACCATCTGCGCCTTGGCAGTAGACGTTCCGCTGGAAGCGCAGCCAATTGACCCGCCAACCATTACGGTCACTTTCGGTATCAACGACAGCCCACTGGCCGGCCGCGAAGGCAAAAAGGTGCAATCGCGGGTTATTCGTGAACGCCTAATGAAAGAAGCGGAATCAAACGTCGCCATTCGCATCACCGATACCCCAGGTGGCGAAGCTTTTGAGGTCGCCGGTCGCGGTGAACTTCAGATGGGCGTTTTGATCGAAAACATGCGCCGCGAAGGCTTTGAGCTGTCAATCTCGCGCCCTCAGGTTCTGCTGCGTGACGGCGAAGATGGCAAAAAGCTAGAGCCAATTGAAGAAGTCACCGTCGACGTCGATGACGAGTACTCCGGTGCCGTGATCGAAAAGCTGACCAGCACACGCAAGGGTGAACTGACTGAGATGAAACCAGCTGGGGCTGGCAAAACCCGCATCATGGCGTTGGTACCCTCACGTGGCCTGATTGGCTATCACGGCGAGTTTCTGACCGATACCCGTGGTACTGGCGTTCTGAACCGTGTGTTCCATTCTTGGGCCCCGCATAAGGGTGCAATTCCTGGCCGTCGCGCTGGCGTTCTGATTTCGATGGAAAACGGTGAATCCGTGGCCTACGCCCTGTGGAACCTGGAAGATCGCGGCAAGATGTTCATTGGCGCACAAGCCAAGATCTACACGGGCATGATCATTGGTGAGCATTCACGCGAAAACGATCTCGAGGTGAACCCGCTCAAAGGCAAGAAACTGACTAACGTTCGCGCCTCCGGCACCGACGAAGCAGTTCGCCTGACCACACCAATCACCCTGTCGCTGGAAGAGGCCATCGCCTACATCGACAACGATGAGCTGGTCGAGGTCACACCGGAATCGATCCGCCTGCGTAAGCGTTATCTTGACCCACATGAGCGTAAGCGCAACGCCAAGTCTCTGTCATAAGGCAGGCTTAATCGCGGATTACTTCCAGCGTATCCCCAATCGCGATGCGCCCGGGTTTCAAAATCTGGGCGCACCACCCTCCATGCCCGCGCATGGCGTTATAGCCACCTTTGCCAAGGGCTGCCTCCATCCGGGAACACGGTGCGCAAGGTGCGGTAAATTCAATCTCGCATGGTCCAAGTCGCAACCTGTTGTGGCGCAGCGCTGTCAGATTGATACCGCTGATCACGACATTACGGCGCAACACCTCTGGCAAAATCACTTCATGCCCACAAAGCGCTGCAATCACCGGGAAATGCTCTGCTTGAATTAACGTAAGGGCGCGCTTACCCGGCCGCGCATGATCCCCGGCCAAGCCATCCAATTCAACGTTAGCGTTCTCAACCGATCGTAAATCGGCCTTGCGTTCAGATCGCAAGCCAATCCATTCAATGCGCCCCGGTGCCGAATGCGTTTTTAGCAATTCAGCAAAGCCCTGCATTATTCTGTCGTTTCCACGATCAACAATTCACGCTCGGATGCATCGCGCGCATGGCTTAACGCCTCTTGGTACTCTGCACTGTGATAGCAGGTTTCCGCGGCTTCAACGCTAGGAAACTTGGCCACAACATTGCGCGGACGCTCTTTGCCTTCCAGCTGGACGTAACGCCCGGCACGGGCAATAAAATACCCCCCGTGCTTTTCAATAGCAGGCCCCGCTAGCTTGGCGTATTTGCCATAAGACTCATCGTCGGTCACCGTGACATGTGCAATCCAAAGTGCTGGCATCTGTTATCCCTCCAATACCGCTTCGGCCGCTTTGATCGCAGCCTCAGCATTGCTGGCATCCCGGCCACCGCCTTGTGCCATATCCGGGCGGCCTCCGCCCCCTTTGCCACCCAGCTCGGGCGTCACGGCGCGCACCAGGTCCACGGCCGACACTTTGTCGGTCATGTCTTTGGTCACACCAGCCGCCACAGCCGCTTTGCCATCTGCATCCGCAATCAACAACACCGCGCCTGATCCCAGACGGTTCTTGTGCTCGTCAATCAGCGCGGGCAGATCCCTGCCAGACACGCCGCTCAATACTTGTGACAAGAACTGCACGCCATTGATTTCGCGCGCCTCAGGGCCTGCCGCCTGACCGGCTCCGCCAGCCATAGCCAGCTCGCGTCGTAACTGCGCAACCTCGTTGCTCAGGGCCTTGCGCTCGTCGCTCATTGCTTTGATCCGGTCTGCCAGTTCCTCAGGCTTGGCTTTCAGGTCTGCCGCAATTTCCGAGACCCGCCGTGCCTGTGCACTCAGATGCGCAAAACCAGACTCGCCTGTCAATGCCTCGATCCGGCGCACACCTGAACTGGATGCACTTTCCCCGACCAACGCAAAAACACCGATATCACCGGTCTGACGCACATGCGTACCACCACAGAGTTCGATCGAATAAGTCTGACCGTCCATCCCCTTGCCTGAAGACGCATCAGTGCCCATCGACACCACACGCACTTCGTCGCCGTATTTTTCACCAAAGAGTGCCTGCGCCCCAAGATCGCGTGCGTCATCAGGCGTCATAATCCGCGTCTCGACCGGTGTGTTCTGGCGAATATAGGCGTTTACTTCGGTTTCAACTCGTCTCAGTTCTTCAGCGCTCATCGCCTTGGAATGGCTGAAATCGAACCTCAAACGGTCCGCCGCATTCAACGATCCTCGCTGCGCCACGTGTTCGCCCAATGCCCCGCGCAGGGCCTCATGCAACAAGTGCGCCGCCGAGTGGTTCGCCCGGATTGCCGTGCGGCGGGCGTGGCCAACTTCTAATTGAGCCGCCTGCCCTTTGGTAATGTCGCCCTCAATCACCTCGCCAATGTGAATGAACACGCCCGCGGTTTTTTTGGTGTCAGTGACCTGAACCCGGCCCGTTTCTGTTTTCAACTCGCCATTGTCGCCAACCTGTCCACCAGATTCGGCATAAAAAGGAGTCTGGTTCAGGATGACCTGCACTTTTTCACCTTTCGCAGCGGCATCGGTTGTGGCCCCGTCTTGCACAAGGGTCAGAATTTGACCTTCAGCTACCTCAGTGTCGTAGCCAAGGAAATCGGTCGTGCCATTCTCTTCTGCAATATCAAACCAGATTGTGGCATCCGCCGCCTCACCAGATCCGGACCAGGCCGCGCGTGCCTTGGCTTTTTGCTCGGCCATAGCCGCATCAAAACCATCTGTGTCGACTTCACGGCCCTGCTCGCGCAGCGCATCCTGTGTCAAATCAAGCGGAAAACCATAGGTGTCATAGAGCTTAAAGGCCGTTTGCCCCGGCAATGCAGCACCTTCGCCTAAGCCATCCAGCTCATCATCCAACAGTCGCAAGCCCCGCTCAAGCGTTTGTTTAAACCTGGTTTCTTCCAACAGCAGCGTTTCTTCAATCATCGCCTGCGCACGGCCCAACTCAGAATACGCCGCGCCCATTTGGGCCACCAGAGAAGGAACCAATCGATACATGACCGGGTCTTTTGCACCCAGCAGATGCGCATGCCGCATTGCCCGGCGCATGATCCGGCGAAGAACGTACCCACGTCCGTCATTCGATGGCATCACCCCATCCGCAATCAAGAAAGAGGTTGATCGCAAGTGATCTGCAATCACACGGTGATGTACGTTCTGATCCCCATAAGGGTCTACATTGGTGGCATTGGCCGACGCCTCGATCAGCGCCTTGAACAGATCCGTGTCATAGTTGTCATGGCTGCCTTGCAGCAAAGCACCAATCCGTTCCAACCCCATGCCGGTATCGATCGACTGCATGTCCAACGCCTTCATCGATCCATCTTCGAATTGTTCGTTTTGCATGAAAACAACGTTCCAGATCTCAATGAACCGGTCGCCATCTTCCTCGGCTGAGCCCGGAGGACCGCCCCAGATGTGATCGCCGTGATCATAAAAAATCTCGGTGCATGGACCGCATGGCCCTGTGGGGCCCATTTGCCAAAAATTGTCACTGGTTGCGATGCGAATGATCCGGTCCTCTGGCACGCCCAATTTCTTCCAGATCTCAAACGCCTCATCATCAGTGTGATATACTGTGGTCAGCAGGCGGTTTTTATCGATTCCAAATTCTTTGGTGATCAGTTCCCAAGCAAAAGGGATCGCCTCATTCTTGAAATAATCTCCGAATGAAAAATTCCCCAGCATTTCAAAAAAAGTATGGTGACGCGCCGTATAGCCAACGTTGTCCAGATCGTTGTGTTTACCACCGGCGCGGACGCATTTTTGCGACGTTGTGGCGCGGGTGTAATCACGGGTTTCAACACCGGTGAACAGGTTTTTGAATTGTACCATCCCTGAGTTGACGAACATCAGCGTTGGGTCATTGCGCGGTACCAGCGGCGAGCTGTCCACGATCTGGTGACCGTTTTTGTCAAAGTAATTCAGAAATGTGGAACGAATTTCATTCAGCGTCGGCATCAGTGTCTCTTTTCGGGCTTCAGGGCGCAGGGCGTCCTGCATGATTTAGCCGCGCTGCAGCGTCATGTCTACAACAAGAAAACCCGGGCCATTACAGCCCGGGTTCCAAAATCTCTGTCACGTACAGACTTACGCCTCGAGGATGTCATCCTCATCTTTACTGGGCATCTCGGGCATATCGAAATCCAGACCATGTGCAGCCCTGATTTTATCTTCGATCTCAAGCGCGGTGCGGGTGTTTTCCTTGAGGAAGTTTTTCGCGTTTTCGCGGCCCTGACCGATACGCTCGTCACCGTAACTGAACCAGCTGCCGGATTTATCGACAACGCCAGCTTTGACACCCAGATCCAGCAGTTCGCCCATCTTGGAAATACCTTCGCCATACATGATATCAAACTCGACCTGTTTGAACGGCGGTGCCACTTTGTTCTTAACCACTTTCACGCGTGTCGCATTGCCAACCACCTCATCACGGTCTTTGATCGCGCCAATACGGCGGATATCCAGACGGACCGAGCTGTAGAATTTCAATGCGTTACCACCGGTTGTGGTTTCAGGGCTGCCGAACATCACACCAATTTTCATCCGGATTTGGTTGATGAACACAACTGTGCATTTGCTACGGCTGATTGATCCGGTCAATTTGCGCATCGCTTGGCTCATCAGGCGGGCCTGAACACCAACGTTGCTGTCGCCCATGTCGCCTTCCAACTCGGATTTCGGTGTCAACGCCGCAACCGAATCGACAACAACCATGCTGACTGCGCCAGAGCGCACCAAGGTATCAACGATTTCCAGCGACTGCTCACCTGTGTCGGGTTGCGAGATCAACAATTCATCCAGATCGACGCCCAATTTCTTGGCATAGCCCGGATCCAGCGCATGTTCGGCATCAACAAAGGCACAAACACCGCCTTTTTTCTGCTCTTCTGCGATGCAGTGCAGGGTCAGCGTGGTTTTACCAGAACTTTCCGGGCCATAAATCTCAACAATCCGGCCTTTAGGCAGACCACCAATACCCAAGGCAATATCCAGCCCCAGAGAACCGGTCGATGTCGCCTCAATATCCTGCGCAGGATTATCCGCGCCCAGTTTCATGATCGAGCCCTTGCCAAACTGCCGTTCAATCTGCGCCAAAGCGCTATCGAGCGCCTTTTGCTTGTCTGCGTTCTTCTTGCTGTCCATTGATAAAAGATCTGCCGTTGCCATTATTTCACTTCCTTATTCCATACCCTGCCGCAAGCGGCAATCGCTGCAATTGTTCCCGTCTTGTTCTTTTTCTTATGTGGACAAAATGAGAACATTGCAAGAAAATTGTTTGTATCTTCACTTTTACCCAGAACAGTTAAAGAGTAGTTTAAATTATACGGACCCAATCACCGGCCTAAAAGGAATCCCGAAATTGCTTGTGTTTTCAAAGGCGAAGCTCGTTTTTTTATCCGCACCAAAAACCGGCAGCACAGCTTATCAAGCCGCCCTTGCACCTCTCGCAGCACTCGTTGTTCACGACCCGCCAGAACTGAAACATTCCCCGGTTTTTCGCTACAATCGGTTTTTCCGCCCCATGCTGGAAAAATTTGTTGGCGAAGATTTCGAGATTCTTGCCGTCATGCGCGAACCTATCGACTGGCTCGGAAGCTGGTATCGCTATCGCCAACGTCCGGATTGCGCAGGCTTACCATCCAGCACGCAAGGCATCACATTTGATACCTTCGTTGACGCCTATACACGTGGTGAACAACCTGCCTATGCTAACGTGGGATCCCAATCAAAATTTCTGGAACCACAGCGCAATGGAACCGCTGTCACCCATCTTTTTCGCTACGACGATCAAGCCGGTCTGCACAGTTTCCTTGAAAATCGGCTTGGAACATCCTTCACCACAACAGCCCACAACGTTTCACCAGCTGGCGACTTAACTCTATCGGAAAAAACCCGACATAAGTTCGAACGTAAATGCGCCGCGGATCTCGCACTATGGAATGGTATTGGATCAAATGGCCACTATCATCCCCTGCCCTCACGCCCTAAGCCCTAAGCCCTGAGCTGATTAACAGACGTTGTTGATGCAATTGCTGACCCACAACATCGGTGAGCTCAACCAGAGAAAACGGCTTTTGTAAAAACACAGAATGGGCAATGCGTGATTGTTTATCACCAAAGGAATCTTCGGCGTATCCAGAAACAAAGACCGTCGTGGTTTGCGGGCGTGCAAGCAGGGCTTTACGCACCCATGTCGGCCCATCAATCCCCGGCATGATCACATCAGTAACGAACACATCGATATGCAAGTTTGCATCTTGCAACACAGTTAACGCCTTTTCACCAGATTCCGCCTCGATCACGGTGAAACCACGCATCTGTAATGCACGGCAGGCAAAGGCACGAACCGGGGCTTCATCCTCGACCAGCAGCACAACGCCGCCAGTAACGTGGCTTTCCTCAGGCGCAGCCACAATGTCCTCTTGGATAATATTTTCCCGGTCATATGCAGGTAACAACAGGGTAAATGTTGTGCCGCACCCAAGTTGACTGTCCACAAATATGAACCCACCGGTTTGTTTGATAATCCCGTAAGCCATCGACAAGCCCAACCCAGTGCCCTCGCCAGTGCGTTTGGTGGTAAAAAACGGCTCAAAAACCTTCTGGATTTTGCCAGGGGTGATCCCGCACCCTTCATCCGTGACCTTGACCCGTACATACCGCCCCGGTGCTATAACCGCGCGATCACGTTCCATTGGCTGATCAAGAACAAGATTGGCGGTCTCAATGACGATCTCACCTCCGTCAGGCATTGCATCGCGCGCATTCACCACCAAGTTCATCAACACTTGTTCCAGCTGTCTTTGGTCTGCACGAATGGCCCAAAGGTCCTGCGCATGTGATAGTGACACTGATACCGTTTCCCCGACCAAGCGGTTCAAAAGATGCGCGAGATCTGACAGTGTTTCACGCATTTCGATCACTTTGGGTTTCAATGTTTGCTTGCGTGAAAACGCCAGCAATTGGTTAACCAAAGCCGCAGCACGATTGGCATTTTGACTGATCTGCATCAGGTCCGCATATTCGGTTTCTTCCGCATCATGACGCAAAAGCAACAAGTCGCAATGGCCTGTTATCGCGGTTAATAAGTTATTGAAATCATGTGCAACACCGCCAGCCAACTGGCCGATGGCTTGCATTTTTTGACTTTGCATAAATTGTGCTTCCAGCGACTTTAATTCTGTCGCGTCATTCAAAACCGCAATGAGACGCGCGCCCTCAGGTTCATTAACCCTGTTCAAAGCAACCTGAATAAACACTTCTTGCTCATCGTCTCTTAGCCTAAGAAACTCGGAATGTGTCCCGCCTCGCCCCGCGATGGCATCCTCCAGCCAATCCACGATCGAGCGCCCCAAACCCTCCAGCAGATCTTCCAGCATCATTCCCGGTTTTGCCGGATTTCCCAACAATCGGCGCGCCGAATAATTTATCAATACGATTTCACCATCAGGCTCCAGTTTAAGTAAGGGAACAGGCAGATCTTCAAAAAAAGCCCACCCATTTCCCTGATCGGCCGCAATATCCGGTTTAGGATACAAAAATAGCCGACGATGACCTTCCGGCACATCATTTTGGTCTATAAAGGCCAGACAGGGCACCACATCATTTGCTGTATGGACATCATGATATTGCCCAGAAACGAAAGGCAAGTTGTCGCAAATCTGATCAAGTCCTAACACGTTGTTTCCAAGCAATGTAATTGCAGCGAAATTCATAGATAGAACGTCATTTCTTGCCCCAATCAACAAGGCTGGTATTGGAAACGTATCACCCAAAATGCCCGACTCGGAATACGCTTCATCAAGTCGCCAAGAATAGAAACCCTGCCCAACATGAGAAACATACAAGTGCAATGTTCTACCCGGGTTTTTTATTTTGTCGTTCGCGGTTCCATATGACAGGGCTTGTTGATGCAGATGTTTCACAATGCCCGCAGGATCTGCACAATAGTCTTGTAAGATCGACGTCATCATACCCGACAAGGTTTCGCCAAATGAGATTTCTGCTGCAGCGTTGGTTTCTACAATTTCGCCATTTTGTAATGTCAACACACTGGGCAATGGATCGGCTTGGCTGATCTGGTTCATCAGTCGCCTGAAGCGACGGCGTTGCCAACCTTTTTCTAAACGCAACACACACAGGATAGAGGCACATAAGAGGCATAAAACTCCAGCGGATAGCACCGTCAACTTCGGCGCGCCGGGCAGCATT
Protein-coding sequences here:
- a CDS encoding lytic transglycosylase domain-containing protein; the encoded protein is MRSLTIAAMALGLLLPSVGAADVLSSKNRNKLFKSQTGVLDTRAKQQYNSSVRLKPQKVRTPTKWGDEGLVRGYKGKYKGRYLGMARDAAQRHGIPQDLFLRLVQQESGWNPRAKSHKGAIGLAQLIPSTARYLGVNPHDPYENLDGGARYLAEQYREFKSWRLALAAYNAGPQAVKKYGGVPPYKETRNYVKVIWGG
- a CDS encoding single-stranded DNA-binding protein; translation: MAGSVNKVILIGNLGRDPEVRTFQNGGKVCNIRIATSENWKDRNTGERRERTEWHSVAIFNEGLVRVAEQYLRKGSKVYIEGQLQTRKWQDQSGNDRYSTEVVLQGFGSTLTMLDGRGEGGGGGGGQGGGYGGGYGGGGQGGGYDSGPSQGGQSSQGGGGGRQDYDDEIPF
- the typA gene encoding translational GTPase TypA — translated: MDLRNIAIIAHVDHGKTTLVDELLKQSGAFRANQAVDERAMDSNDLERERGITIFAKPTSVEWKGTRINIVDTPGHADFGGEVERILSMVDGVVLLVDAAEGPMPQTKFVTSKALALGLRPIVVLNKVDKPDAEPDRALDECFDLFASLDANDDQLDFPHMYASGRSGWADHELDGPRSDLSAMFDLIVNHVPAPKQLNRVDEDFRMLATTLGSDPFVGRILTGRVESGRLKVGATVQALSRVGQKIEQFRVTKIQAFRGLQTQDIEEATAGDIVSLAGMSKSTVADTICALAVDVPLEAQPIDPPTITVTFGINDSPLAGREGKKVQSRVIRERLMKEAESNVAIRITDTPGGEAFEVAGRGELQMGVLIENMRREGFELSISRPQVLLRDGEDGKKLEPIEEVTVDVDDEYSGAVIEKLTSTRKGELTEMKPAGAGKTRIMALVPSRGLIGYHGEFLTDTRGTGVLNRVFHSWAPHKGAIPGRRAGVLISMENGESVAYALWNLEDRGKMFIGAQAKIYTGMIIGEHSRENDLEVNPLKGKKLTNVRASGTDEAVRLTTPITLSLEEAIAYIDNDELVEVTPESIRLRKRYLDPHERKRNAKSLS
- a CDS encoding MOSC domain-containing protein, with the translated sequence MQGFAELLKTHSAPGRIEWIGLRSERKADLRSVENANVELDGLAGDHARPGKRALTLIQAEHFPVIAALCGHEVILPEVLRRNVVISGINLTALRHNRLRLGPCEIEFTAPCAPCSRMEAALGKGGYNAMRGHGGWCAQILKPGRIAIGDTLEVIRD
- a CDS encoding DUF1330 domain-containing protein, producing the protein MPALWIAHVTVTDDESYGKYAKLAGPAIEKHGGYFIARAGRYVQLEGKERPRNVVAKFPSVEAAETCYHSAEYQEALSHARDASERELLIVETTE
- the alaS gene encoding alanine--tRNA ligase; the encoded protein is MPTLNEIRSTFLNYFDKNGHQIVDSSPLVPRNDPTLMFVNSGMVQFKNLFTGVETRDYTRATTSQKCVRAGGKHNDLDNVGYTARHHTFFEMLGNFSFGDYFKNEAIPFAWELITKEFGIDKNRLLTTVYHTDDEAFEIWKKLGVPEDRIIRIATSDNFWQMGPTGPCGPCTEIFYDHGDHIWGGPPGSAEEDGDRFIEIWNVVFMQNEQFEDGSMKALDMQSIDTGMGLERIGALLQGSHDNYDTDLFKALIEASANATNVDPYGDQNVHHRVIADHLRSTSFLIADGVMPSNDGRGYVLRRIMRRAMRHAHLLGAKDPVMYRLVPSLVAQMGAAYSELGRAQAMIEETLLLEETRFKQTLERGLRLLDDELDGLGEGAALPGQTAFKLYDTYGFPLDLTQDALREQGREVDTDGFDAAMAEQKAKARAAWSGSGEAADATIWFDIAEENGTTDFLGYDTEVAEGQILTLVQDGATTDAAAKGEKVQVILNQTPFYAESGGQVGDNGELKTETGRVQVTDTKKTAGVFIHIGEVIEGDITKGQAAQLEVGHARRTAIRANHSAAHLLHEALRGALGEHVAQRGSLNAADRLRFDFSHSKAMSAEELRRVETEVNAYIRQNTPVETRIMTPDDARDLGAQALFGEKYGDEVRVVSMGTDASSGKGMDGQTYSIELCGGTHVRQTGDIGVFALVGESASSSGVRRIEALTGESGFAHLSAQARRVSEIAADLKAKPEELADRIKAMSDERKALSNEVAQLRRELAMAGGAGQAAGPEAREINGVQFLSQVLSGVSGRDLPALIDEHKNRLGSGAVLLIADADGKAAVAAGVTKDMTDKVSAVDLVRAVTPELGGKGGGGRPDMAQGGGRDASNAEAAIKAAEAVLEG
- the recA gene encoding recombinase RecA, encoding MATADLLSMDSKKNADKQKALDSALAQIERQFGKGSIMKLGADNPAQDIEATSTGSLGLDIALGIGGLPKGRIVEIYGPESSGKTTLTLHCIAEEQKKGGVCAFVDAEHALDPGYAKKLGVDLDELLISQPDTGEQSLEIVDTLVRSGAVSMVVVDSVAALTPKSELEGDMGDSNVGVQARLMSQAMRKLTGSISRSKCTVVFINQIRMKIGVMFGSPETTTGGNALKFYSSVRLDIRRIGAIKDRDEVVGNATRVKVVKNKVAPPFKQVEFDIMYGEGISKMGELLDLGVKAGVVDKSGSWFSYGDERIGQGRENAKNFLKENTRTALEIEDKIRAAHGLDFDMPEMPSKDEDDILEA
- a CDS encoding sulfotransferase family 2 domain-containing protein, with translation MLVFSKAKLVFLSAPKTGSTAYQAALAPLAALVVHDPPELKHSPVFRYNRFFRPMLEKFVGEDFEILAVMREPIDWLGSWYRYRQRPDCAGLPSSTQGITFDTFVDAYTRGEQPAYANVGSQSKFLEPQRNGTAVTHLFRYDDQAGLHSFLENRLGTSFTTTAHNVSPAGDLTLSEKTRHKFERKCAADLALWNGIGSNGHYHPLPSRPKP
- a CDS encoding ATP-binding protein: MALHSSVIVPVSHMALRLGAGTWVIVVAATGLIAAGLVMLPGAPKLTVLSAGVLCLLCASILCVLRLEKGWQRRRFRRLMNQISQADPLPSVLTLQNGEIVETNAAAEISFGETLSGMMTSILQDYCADPAGIVKHLHQQALSYGTANDKIKNPGRTLHLYVSHVGQGFYSWRLDEAYSESGILGDTFPIPALLIGARNDVLSMNFAAITLLGNNVLGLDQICDNLPFVSGQYHDVHTANDVVPCLAFIDQNDVPEGHRRLFLYPKPDIAADQGNGWAFFEDLPVPLLKLEPDGEIVLINYSARRLLGNPAKPGMMLEDLLEGLGRSIVDWLEDAIAGRGGTHSEFLRLRDDEQEVFIQVALNRVNEPEGARLIAVLNDATELKSLEAQFMQSQKMQAIGQLAGGVAHDFNNLLTAITGHCDLLLLRHDAEETEYADLMQISQNANRAAALVNQLLAFSRKQTLKPKVIEMRETLSDLAHLLNRLVGETVSVSLSHAQDLWAIRADQRQLEQVLMNLVVNARDAMPDGGEIVIETANLVLDQPMERDRAVIAPGRYVRVKVTDEGCGITPGKIQKVFEPFFTTKRTGEGTGLGLSMAYGIIKQTGGFIFVDSQLGCGTTFTLLLPAYDRENIIQEDIVAAPEESHVTGGVVLLVEDEAPVRAFACRALQMRGFTVIEAESGEKALTVLQDANLHIDVFVTDVIMPGIDGPTWVRKALLARPQTTTVFVSGYAEDSFGDKQSRIAHSVFLQKPFSLVELTDVVGQQLHQQRLLISSGLRA